One genomic region from Sulfuriflexus mobilis encodes:
- the lolD gene encoding lipoprotein-releasing ABC transporter ATP-binding protein LolD codes for MSDYIIECQGLVKSFSEGRLHVDVLRDASLHIGRGERVAIIGRSGAGKSTLLHLLGGLDIPSAGQVLINGKDMAKLNAAQRGQLRNQYLGFVYQFHHLLPEFTAVENVGMPLMIRGDDPDKAMQQAAAMLQRVGLEHRLHHKPGEMSGGERQRAAVARALVTRPACVLADEPTGNLDTRNAEQVHELMLELNKEIRTSFVVVTHDETLAARMDRVLTLDDGQLRE; via the coding sequence ATGAGTGATTACATCATCGAGTGCCAGGGTCTGGTAAAGAGTTTTAGTGAGGGCAGATTGCACGTTGATGTATTACGTGATGCCAGTCTGCATATCGGACGCGGTGAACGCGTCGCCATTATTGGCCGCTCCGGTGCCGGCAAGAGTACTCTGTTGCACCTGCTGGGAGGCCTGGATATCCCGAGTGCCGGGCAAGTGCTTATCAATGGCAAGGATATGGCAAAGCTGAATGCCGCGCAGCGTGGCCAGTTGCGCAACCAGTACCTCGGCTTTGTTTACCAGTTTCATCACCTGTTGCCCGAGTTTACGGCAGTAGAAAATGTCGGCATGCCGCTGATGATCCGTGGTGATGACCCGGATAAGGCGATGCAGCAGGCTGCAGCGATGTTGCAACGCGTGGGTCTGGAACATCGCCTGCACCATAAGCCGGGTGAAATGTCTGGTGGTGAACGTCAGCGTGCCGCCGTGGCACGTGCCCTGGTGACACGGCCGGCGTGTGTGCTCGCCGATGAACCAACGGGTAACCTCGATACGCGCAATGCCGAGCAGGTGCATGAATTGATGCTGGAACTGAATAAGGAGATCCGTACCAGCTTCGTGGTCGTCACGCATGACGAGACACTGGCGGCAAGAATGGATCGTGTACTGACCCTGGACGACGGTCAGTTACGAGAGTAG
- a CDS encoding 3-deoxy-7-phosphoheptulonate synthase, producing MILILHPNVDKKSDSYRLLLQHLEALPDIQVRVHDEHGTEQTLTELYLVGNTLALSEDDMSSLPCVERVVRISEEYRILGRHADEQRPSAFEYNGVKFGQDTLNVFAGLCAVDTPEHVEQMMRALQENGQVCTRMGAYKPRTNPYSFQGHGKDCLPWVFELAGQYGIRVIAMEITHESHVDEINNALEKTGRPTGVLLQIGTRNTQNFELLKSVGRQKVHPVLLKRGFGITLEESLNAAEYLASEGNHKVIFGLRGMKTNMGDPHRNFIDFAHVPVVKRLTRMPVCIDPSHSVGSRDRAPDGLLDVMHVTAQGVIAGANMVLADFHPAPEKALVDGPQALLLSELKPFLDDIAIAREAYLKRCARAREG from the coding sequence ATGATCCTGATCCTGCACCCCAACGTCGACAAAAAAAGCGACAGTTATCGCCTGCTCTTGCAACACCTCGAGGCCTTGCCCGATATCCAGGTGCGTGTCCACGACGAGCACGGCACCGAGCAGACCCTGACCGAACTCTACCTCGTCGGCAATACCCTCGCCCTGTCTGAAGATGACATGAGCAGCCTGCCCTGCGTCGAGCGTGTAGTACGCATCTCGGAGGAGTACCGTATCCTCGGCCGACATGCCGATGAACAGCGCCCGAGCGCATTTGAATACAACGGCGTGAAATTCGGCCAGGATACCCTCAACGTTTTTGCCGGGCTTTGTGCGGTAGATACCCCCGAACACGTTGAACAGATGATGCGCGCCTTGCAGGAAAACGGTCAGGTGTGTACGCGTATGGGTGCCTATAAACCCCGCACCAATCCTTATTCCTTCCAGGGTCATGGCAAAGACTGTCTGCCGTGGGTATTTGAACTCGCCGGTCAATATGGCATTCGTGTGATTGCCATGGAGATCACACATGAAAGCCATGTCGACGAGATCAACAATGCCCTGGAAAAGACCGGCCGGCCAACCGGCGTGCTGTTGCAAATCGGCACCCGCAATACACAAAACTTTGAATTATTAAAAAGCGTTGGCCGGCAAAAGGTGCACCCCGTATTATTGAAGCGCGGCTTTGGCATTACCCTCGAAGAATCCCTCAACGCTGCTGAATATCTCGCCAGCGAGGGTAATCATAAGGTGATCTTTGGCCTGCGCGGCATGAAGACCAATATGGGTGACCCACACCGTAACTTTATCGACTTTGCCCATGTACCGGTGGTGAAACGTCTGACCCGTATGCCCGTGTGTATAGACCCCTCACACTCCGTTGGTTCACGGGATCGCGCACCGGATGGCCTGCTTGATGTCATGCATGTCACCGCACAGGGTGTGATCGCCGGTGCCAACATGGTCCTCGCCGACTTCCACCCGGCCCCGGAAAAGGCCCTCGTCGATGGTCCGCAGGCACTGCTGCTGAGTGAACTGAAGCCGTTCCTTGATGATATAGCGATTGCCCGCGAGGCCTATCTGAAACGTTGCGCACGGGCGCGGGAAGGGTAA
- a CDS encoding lipoprotein-releasing ABC transporter permease subunit, which translates to MFRPLEACIGLRYTRARRRNHFISFIALFSILGIALGVLVMITVLSVMNGFQTEVRERILGAASHITINAIDGTGLDDWQAVVAASAKHPRVIGTAPFVRTEGMLTHGQYVSAAFVRGIDPALEPQVSELHNSLLVGDFTELTPGAFNIYLGKYLARTLGVFVGDKVTLVTPQAAITPAGILPRLKRFTVVGIFETGHNQYDNGLAVVHISDAARLMRLGDNVTGVRIKLDDIFAAPFVGEELVASLPGAYRVSDWSKVHANFFRAVQIEKRMMSIILTCILLIAAFNIVSMMVMTVTEKQSDIAILRTLGASPARIMRIFIIQGTIIGMFGALLGIAGGVGVALNIDVIVPAIESMLGTKFLSPDVYLISELPSELQWNDVGIISATAFVITLLATLYPAWRAARVQPAEALRYE; encoded by the coding sequence ATGTTCAGACCACTAGAAGCCTGCATTGGCCTGCGATATACCCGCGCACGCCGACGTAATCACTTTATCTCCTTTATTGCCCTGTTTTCGATCCTGGGTATCGCCCTGGGCGTGCTGGTTATGATCACGGTGTTATCGGTCATGAACGGTTTCCAGACCGAGGTACGCGAGCGTATCCTCGGTGCGGCCTCGCATATCACGATCAATGCTATTGATGGCACCGGTCTGGACGACTGGCAGGCGGTCGTGGCGGCCTCGGCCAAACACCCTCGCGTGATTGGCACAGCACCCTTTGTGCGTACCGAGGGCATGCTCACGCATGGCCAGTATGTCAGTGCGGCCTTTGTCCGCGGTATCGACCCGGCACTCGAGCCACAGGTCTCTGAATTACATAACAGCCTGTTGGTGGGGGATTTTACCGAACTGACCCCGGGCGCCTTTAATATATATCTGGGCAAGTACCTGGCGCGCACGCTCGGTGTCTTCGTCGGTGACAAGGTGACCCTGGTCACACCACAGGCGGCCATCACCCCGGCGGGGATCCTGCCGCGCCTGAAACGTTTTACCGTTGTCGGAATCTTCGAGACCGGCCATAACCAGTATGACAATGGTCTGGCGGTGGTGCATATCAGTGATGCCGCGCGGCTGATGCGGCTCGGTGATAACGTCACCGGCGTGCGTATCAAGCTCGATGATATCTTCGCCGCACCGTTTGTCGGCGAGGAACTGGTGGCAAGCCTGCCCGGTGCCTACCGGGTCAGTGACTGGAGCAAGGTGCACGCCAACTTCTTCCGTGCGGTACAGATCGAAAAGCGCATGATGTCGATTATCCTCACCTGCATCCTGCTCATCGCTGCCTTTAATATTGTTTCCATGATGGTGATGACGGTCACTGAAAAGCAAAGTGATATCGCCATCCTGCGCACGCTGGGGGCCTCACCGGCGAGGATTATGCGTATCTTTATCATTCAGGGCACGATCATCGGTATGTTCGGCGCCTTACTGGGTATTGCAGGGGGCGTTGGTGTTGCCCTGAACATCGATGTTATCGTGCCGGCCATTGAATCCATGCTCGGTACCAAGTTCCTGTCGCCGGATGTCTACCTGATTAGTGAACTGCCCTCTGAGCTTCAGTGGAATGATGTGGGGATTATCTCTGCCACCGCCTTTGTCATCACCTTACTGGCCACGCTGTACCCGGCCTGGCGTGCCGCCCGTGTCCAGCCTGCAGAGGCGCTGCGTTATGAGTGA